Genomic segment of Sebastes umbrosus isolate fSebUmb1 chromosome 19, fSebUmb1.pri, whole genome shotgun sequence:
ATGTGGCCTTACTGTACCTGTCCTGCGTTTGCAAAGCCAGGCATCGGCGTCAGCCAGAAGCTGCTTGATCGGGCCGTCCCATGACGGATTGATCTGCAGAAACATCCActgcagagagaggaaatgacAAAGAGAGCTCTTAGGAACAGGTTTGATGCTACAGCGAGTGTATCTGGGAGTTGTAAAGCTAAACGTCTTCATGTACCTTTTTTAGAGCAGTGTATACATCCATCTCCACCTGCATGACAAACAGGTCTGAGGACTGGATGAGCTGCTCCATCATATCTGCCCTGTGAATGCAGGGCAGAGACAAATGGTGAGTATGATCAAAGACAATATTTTCACACCATGGTTCGAAACATAATTTAACAACACATTTGATTGTCCTTATTAAAAAGGTCACAGCACTAAAACTATTTGAGAACACACATTGTAATCAGATTAATCACTAATCAGAAAAATTAGAGTTGATACCTTCATTATCAGAAAAGTTACAATGATACCTAAAGAGAGGATAAGGGCtagaagaaaaactaaaaaactgtGATCTGAGCACACTCACCCAAGTTCCTTCATCAAGTCAACATTTTGGTGGGTCATCAGGTTGTTCAGAAGCCACTCAAGACACCTACAGAAAGagatgcacaaacacatacagtgtgATGTGAGAACACAGCATAAAACAGTTTTACCCTTTAGTTACTGCGatttgaaataattaaaatctgactttttcatgactaAATCCAGGCCATAGATGCTGGCACAAGCATAGTAGCCGCACACGGTCTTCGCACTGATGTTTTCCTTCATGGTCTCTCCGCACTGCTGGATCAAGCCGTCCTGTAGACAACAGCAAACCACGAGACTTGATTCGATTTTGTATCATATGACTGCGTGTACAAAAGTCAAGATGGTAATTTTGCGTTTGAGACAATAGCCGACTTCATTCAATGTACTGACCAGCTGTAGCATACAAGCAGCTGCAAGAATACTGACAACTCTGCTGGGCTTGATCAGAACATCATCCCGGTACAGGGATCCAAACACGACTTGtagagctacacacacacacacaaaacagtaaAGCACTATCAGtaaaacacataaacaaacacaatcgACTGCTGCTCTCTGTGACTGAAGGCTTCTCACCTTCAGTGTCGATGTTCTGGTCGGGGATCTCTAAGTTGATTTCCATCATGTTGGACTCCTTCCAAGAGCCGCTGAACATGCTGGAGAAATATCCTGACTGCAACATGcaaggagggagagaaacaagaaaaagaaagagtatTAAAGGATAGACAATGATAACCCACATCAATATAGCACTGAttgtctttgtgttgtttttgcattGATGTTTTACCTGGCACAGGTACACTTTGTGGAGGTTCCACTCCTGTCCCAGAGCACTGATGCGGATGTCACTGTTTTCCCCATTCAGGAAcaaagtctgataaatgtaTCGTGATGTGCTTTTCAATTTCTTCCTGCTCAAGTTTggaaaacacaaccaaacaacaaacgagagacaaaaacaaattaaaacaaaatattgatgACTTAAAGATATTTGACActgaattgcttttttttttttttttaaccagacTTGCCTGCGAGGTGTATCTAGTATGCTGTCGTCCTCCTCTTGTTCACTGTCACAGTCACACTGGGCATTTCGTTTCCTCTTCTTACACTCACATCCATGCTTGTGACTGGTACTTGTGCCCTCTGCAACCTCCTCTGGTTCCTGAGAGGGCGACTGGAACCTGCTGCCCAGACTTCCCATCTCTACACTTTCAAAGAGACgtgagataaacaaaacaagtcagctGCACATTGATCTTGATATTGCAACAGAGCTGCATAGATCAATATAATATCAAAATCATTAGAGCAGATACTGTTGGGGACTTTGCTTTTGCAGTATCGTGATATAGCTTGTGTTGGGAGTTTTTTGTTACTTTTCTTTAGGGTTTTAACTAACAATTAGTTTAATTCCTAATTATTTTGTCGATTCATTTTTCGATTAATTGACTgttcagtctataaaatgtcagacgACAATGAAAAATGGCTATTACAAATTCACAGAACCAAGGTGACGTCTTTGAattacttgttttgtccaaccaatagctgaaaaaaactgcaaattcacacatttgtgaagctgaaacaagcaaatgtttgtcatttttgctcGATTAATGACATGATAttgattgattatcaaaattgttgctgattaattATCTGTTGATTCACTTTTCctaaaggctacattacagttCAGCGATGCAATTGCATTAACTTATTTGAATGTcttgtgaaattaattaaatatattacacattttgataataaatagtAAGACTAATCATCTCCAAAATATAAGCACTTCTGATCACATACAGGGTATATGTATTTGGTAAAATAAACATTGAGAATGTAGTATACATcttcataaaaaaagttaatgttcaagaatgaagcaaatgacattaAAACATATATTAGGACTATAATAATCTACCTATTAAACTAAAAGAAAGGTAAACATTTGGCCCAAAAGGCTTAGAGATTTACATATGCTTGTATTTTTATGAAGTAGCTCCACTTGTGCAGAACACAGTCTGATGCAAGGGGCTCCCTCCTGCAGCCTATATGCAAACCAGATGTAACATTACAGTGTGTTCAacacaaacaaccacaaagcTAACTCACCTGACGATCAGCACCGGGCAGGCTGAGGGAGAGGTGTAGGGTTAATGTGGACGGTAAACACCGGCTGATTATCTCTGGGTCAGACAGTCTGTCAGACAAACAAACCTGAGGGGAGCTAGTCTCAGAGATAGCCTCAGAGCCTCACAGCTAGCTTAGCTGCAGGATTCACCAACGAAAACAGGTCTGAAAACAATAACAGAGATGTCTCTGACAAGCTGCTGCTCCACACAAGCCTCCAGACCGCCAAACTCTCTCTGGTTCCAGTCACATGTTTCTAAATTACAGCTTTAATGAACCAGGAGGCAAGATATGATGAGGTGTTGTTTCTGCCTCAGAAGAGCTGTGGCTGCTTTTGTTACTCTTCTTCTCTCGCTGAATAGTGGTAGCTTTCTACGTCACAGGCGGCTTCTCTGCTCAACGGCACCACCTACTGGTAGACGGACGGTATTGCACAAACCTGGAAAATGGCCTTCAAATCTATCAAAACACTGTTTGTCTGAATATGTCTGCCTAATTGTGGTGgcttaaataattatttattttttaattatttttttaactttgatatttattttgcatttccaGCTCTGGGTTGAACATCATGAGCATCCATACAGAATTCAACAAACAATACAACACTTAACAAATTGAGCGAACAGtacaacatttaacaaaaacagttgTCAGGGGCAGTCAAACATGTATATATTCTCCAACAACACATGCATCATGTTTCATGTTCCGTGTAAATCATCAATTTTTCCCAGTTCTTGTTAAAGATATTGCGTTAAATTTTTAGTTGGTATGTCAGCTTTTCCATTGAAAAAATATCACAGACAATCTCAAACCAGTGATCTTTCCCTGGAGGTTCCGCTTTATTACAGTTTCTTGTTATAGCTTTTTTGCTAGCTATAAGCAGAATTTTTGCCAGATATCTATCTGCTCCATGCACAACCTCTTCAATGTTCCCTATAGGTACATTACAGCACAATTGTTTGGAATAACATATAACACATAATGTCATTAAtagttacatttacattattccAGAAAGGCTTTAGTTTAGTGCACCTCCAGAAAACATAGGTATGGTTGGCCTCCAGATTGCCACAGATTGCTGGGTCTTTAGCTGTCTGCTTTTGATTTGCGGTGTTATGAAGAACCTAGTAAGATTTTTCCATCCAAATTCTCTCCATACTCGCGAACTAGTAGTGGTACACTGTGTCAtacacattttataataattatttaatactgCACCCATTAATGTAATTCACCATACAAGTCTAAAACAGATAAATATGATAatgataaagtaaaaaaataacaacatgaaAACTTGATAACCAGAGCTGAACCTTACTGACCAGTCCATCTGGCTCCTTTTGAGTCCAAAGGGCACTGCAAAACCAACAGTGTTTAATCATTTAGGTTAACCCTGATGCCTTTGCTAAATTCAGACTTTAATTAAGACTGCACTGAAACCTTTGAGAGGAAGATTATGATTTAATCATttacattgaggaaaaaatgtcccaaaaatgtatatttgggatattaaattatatttaatttttttgttttcattgatttGATAGGCTAACTTTGAGATATGTTTGAATCAATACTGAAAGCAGAAAGCAGGGTGGAAGGGTGGTACAGCCaccatttatttttgtgtgaaaaGCCTGCTCAATATCATGTTGAAAAAAGGTGTCATCTCCTGCTTTCTGTTGGTTAATTCAGAgggtaaaaacaacaacagcagcttttatcttattaaacattacacaaatAGCCTATAATTCATACAGTaaattttaaggaaaaaaatgattatgtAATTTGTCACCAATTATAggtaaaatactgtatatttaaccTTACTTATATATACCCCTATTTtttcactacttgtgtacatagcagtcctgtctattcctcaCCTTTATGTGTCCAGTTTTGTTGTACTTGTCCttgctgtttttaatgtttctgtgtaagtacatttagagagatgcataaaaaccggagtcaaatttcttgtatgtatgtacttggcaaataaaactgattctgattctttatttaatcaggttGTCTCATTGAGATCAGGATCTCTTTTGCAACGTTTCCAATAACTAATgaataatgtgtgattatttacaTGGGTTTAAATGGAAAAGGGAGTTAAAGAGAGGGAGTCTGGGAGTTAAAAACTGCTTGGAAACACAACTAACTAAATCCTAACTAAGCAAGCAAAGAGCGCTGTCTCTATTTCCCCTATAATTAGGGCCAAATTACACAGTCTTTGATGAAAGCACTGCCTGAA
This window contains:
- the gmcl1 gene encoding germ cell-less protein-like 1, with translation MGSLGSRFQSPSQEPEEVAEGTSTSHKHGCECKKRKRNAQCDCDSEQEEDDSILDTPRRKKLKSTSRYIYQTLFLNGENSDIRISALGQEWNLHKVYLCQSGYFSSMFSGSWKESNMMEINLEIPDQNIDTEALQVVFGSLYRDDVLIKPSRVVSILAAACMLQLDGLIQQCGETMKENISAKTVCGYYACASIYGLDLVMKKCLEWLLNNLMTHQNVDLMKELGADMMEQLIQSSDLFVMQVEMDVYTALKKWMFLQINPSWDGPIKQLLADADAWLCKRRTDLCEKEPFLITEEGEPFRSVFKYVRLQYIINDLASARILERDNILPPEWLTSVYKNQWFAMLRTEFDNDNGPQEANKDEFELSSMRCGRKLTKDGDYCWRWTGFNFGFDLLVTYTNRFIVFKRNTLSQPCGGAVSLQPRRHLAFRLRLASFDSRGKLVCSRSTGYQLLTLEKDQEYVVMNLDSRLLTFPLYVCCNFLYTSPHSDHRPDSSEQESTARCVS